A stretch of the Sulfolobus acidocaldarius SUSAZ genome encodes the following:
- a CDS encoding decarboxylase, which yields MKAFPDKPLSKQDIYEIAKTYSRNDNEPLSGRMWGHIYSLGLPEEVIEVSMTLYNQFINKTMLDFTVYPSVLRFENDIIAMASSLLGGSEETVGNFTFGGTESIMVATKAARDYFLKRDINVTPEILLPVTAHPAFNKASDYLGMKVTPVKIDPGRTTIDLEDLKSKLKENTAMLVASAPNYPFGTIDDVKALSEIAQDKKVWLHVDSCIGGFLLPFLRDLGEPIPPFDLSLEGVTSISADLHKYGYAPRGASVVLFRNSSYREGSIFVMSRWPGYPIVNTSVLSTRSAGPLAAAWGIIHGLGKDGYRKLANRILNTRIKLTNELPKMGYRILGKPLGGIVSFTSEEFNLAELPTLMKGWFIQYQPGSRILGFPKSIHLTIAPGHDKVVDEFLRDLERATNELKGKKSTLPLLQDFNDLQSIARALGIEEGKLPSNPTLINELMHEMPPELVENVLKLVINEYVFKPSRS from the coding sequence ATGAAAGCTTTTCCTGACAAACCACTTAGTAAACAAGATATTTATGAAATAGCTAAAACCTACTCTCGTAATGACAATGAACCATTAAGTGGAAGAATGTGGGGTCATATTTACTCACTTGGATTACCAGAGGAGGTAATAGAGGTTTCAATGACCTTATATAACCAATTTATAAACAAAACAATGTTAGACTTCACCGTATATCCTAGCGTACTTAGGTTCGAAAACGATATAATCGCTATGGCTTCTTCTTTACTGGGAGGTAGTGAAGAGACAGTTGGTAACTTCACATTTGGAGGCACCGAAAGTATAATGGTAGCCACGAAGGCAGCTAGGGACTATTTTTTAAAGAGAGATATTAATGTTACTCCTGAAATTTTATTACCGGTTACTGCACATCCCGCATTCAATAAGGCTTCTGACTATTTAGGTATGAAAGTCACTCCCGTAAAAATAGACCCTGGGAGGACTACTATTGACCTTGAGGACTTAAAGAGCAAGCTAAAAGAAAACACAGCAATGTTGGTAGCTTCAGCCCCTAACTATCCGTTCGGAACCATTGATGATGTTAAAGCTTTGTCTGAGATTGCGCAAGATAAGAAGGTATGGCTACATGTAGATTCTTGCATTGGAGGATTTTTGTTACCTTTCTTACGTGACCTAGGAGAGCCAATACCCCCTTTTGATTTATCTTTAGAAGGAGTTACCTCTATATCTGCTGATTTACATAAGTACGGCTATGCCCCCAGAGGAGCCTCAGTAGTTCTATTTAGAAACTCTTCGTATAGGGAGGGAAGTATTTTTGTGATGTCTAGATGGCCTGGCTATCCGATTGTAAATACTTCGGTGCTCTCCACAAGGTCTGCAGGACCTTTGGCTGCGGCATGGGGAATAATTCATGGGCTAGGAAAAGATGGTTACCGAAAGCTCGCAAATAGAATCCTAAACACGCGAATCAAATTAACCAATGAACTGCCGAAAATGGGCTATAGAATATTAGGCAAACCATTGGGAGGTATAGTTAGTTTCACATCTGAGGAGTTTAATTTAGCTGAATTACCAACACTAATGAAGGGTTGGTTTATACAATATCAGCCGGGTTCAAGAATATTAGGATTTCCCAAGAGTATTCACCTGACTATTGCGCCTGGACACGATAAGGTGGTAGACGAATTCTTAAGAGACTTAGAACGAGCTACTAATGAGCTTAAAGGTAAAAAATCTACCTTACCGCTTCTACAAGATTTCAATGACCTTCAGAGCATAGCTAGAGCGTTGGGGATTGAGGAGGGGAAGCTTCCTTCGAATCCTACTTTAATTAATGAATTGATGCACGAGATGCCACCTGAGTTAGTAGAAAATGTTTTAAAATTAGTGATAAATGAATACGTTTTCAAACCATCAAGATCTTGA
- a CDS encoding carbohydrate kinase gives MSDDKYVIAFDIGTTSTKCGIISLKDFEVRKLVSTKSIVNYPKKGWAEQDANKLWETIVDLGRTALEDFKFTISGLVFDAHMAGVIPVDASGEPLRNAIIWLDERASGLPEDLWKGVIKLQGYSILKLLKFLRITGGAPGKTGKDVISKIIWIAQNERDIFSKTYKLLDIKGFLISKASGVFVTSHDEASLSWLADTRTARAIWSDEILRDYKIDINLLPEIRKSTDIAGYIKGEVAKLFGEIPVFVGAGDLTASAVGSGAIKEGEPHIYIGTSDWVASHISKRKVDVFHYVGSILSAIPGKYLYVAEQEVAGGAIEWVMRLLGMERNYEEVEKLVKSVDKTSLLFLPWLYGERSPIDDPTVRGGILNISLETSKAEILRAVMEGVALNIKWVFPLVAKDVKEVNIVGGGALFDSWCQIVADSIGLPVKRVKRPELTGLRGLGAIASVGLGVYNSFEEACSKFEIDKVFMPDSNNSLRLNKKFREFVNVYKRLKKTYRSLNSRS, from the coding sequence ATGAGCGACGATAAGTACGTTATAGCCTTCGATATTGGAACTACATCAACAAAATGTGGGATAATCTCACTTAAAGATTTTGAAGTAAGAAAATTGGTCTCTACCAAATCAATAGTAAACTATCCTAAAAAGGGGTGGGCGGAACAAGATGCCAACAAACTGTGGGAAACAATAGTGGATTTAGGTAGAACTGCTCTAGAGGACTTCAAATTCACCATAAGCGGGTTAGTTTTTGATGCTCATATGGCTGGAGTTATTCCTGTTGATGCAAGTGGCGAACCACTGAGGAATGCCATAATTTGGTTAGATGAAAGAGCATCAGGACTACCTGAAGATTTGTGGAAAGGTGTAATTAAGCTTCAAGGATACTCCATACTCAAACTGTTAAAATTCCTCAGGATTACAGGTGGTGCACCCGGTAAGACAGGAAAGGATGTTATATCAAAGATTATCTGGATAGCTCAAAACGAAAGGGATATCTTCTCAAAGACCTATAAGCTATTAGACATTAAGGGCTTTCTAATCAGTAAAGCTTCTGGCGTTTTCGTTACTAGTCATGATGAGGCAAGTCTCTCCTGGTTGGCTGATACCAGAACTGCAAGAGCTATATGGTCAGATGAGATTTTAAGGGATTATAAAATAGACATAAACCTATTACCTGAGATCAGGAAATCTACAGATATTGCAGGATATATAAAAGGGGAAGTAGCTAAGTTATTCGGGGAAATACCAGTATTCGTGGGAGCAGGAGACCTTACCGCATCAGCTGTTGGTTCCGGAGCCATAAAGGAAGGGGAACCGCATATATACATAGGCACTAGTGACTGGGTAGCGTCACATATTTCTAAAAGAAAAGTGGATGTATTCCATTACGTTGGTAGTATACTAAGTGCTATACCAGGAAAATACCTATATGTAGCAGAACAAGAGGTTGCAGGAGGGGCAATTGAATGGGTAATGAGACTTTTAGGCATGGAAAGGAACTATGAGGAGGTCGAGAAGTTAGTAAAAAGTGTTGATAAAACGAGTCTTCTATTCCTACCGTGGCTTTATGGCGAGAGATCTCCCATTGACGACCCTACTGTAAGGGGTGGAATTCTGAATATCTCTTTAGAGACAAGTAAAGCAGAAATATTGAGGGCAGTCATGGAGGGTGTGGCATTAAACATAAAGTGGGTGTTTCCCCTTGTAGCTAAAGACGTAAAAGAGGTGAATATTGTTGGTGGTGGAGCACTTTTCGATTCATGGTGTCAGATAGTCGCCGATTCCATAGGGCTACCGGTAAAAAGAGTTAAGAGACCTGAACTGACAGGGTTAAGGGGATTAGGGGCAATAGCTTCAGTAGGACTGGGTGTTTATAATAGCTTTGAAGAAGCTTGCTCAAAGTTTGAAATCGATAAAGTGTTCATGCCAGACTCAAATAACTCCCTGAGGCTTAACAAAAAATTTAGAGAGTTTGTAAATGTTTACAAAAGGCTCAAAAAAACCTATAGATCACTTAATTCAAGATCTTGA
- a CDS encoding acyl-CoA dehydrogenase, translating to MDEEEFRSALKKWIEANSPADLKGRRILFDTVEFDDYQKIREWQRKLYNAGYLGITWPKQYGGQELPPIYEAIAYEEFIKAGLPYGRSLGSIGLMVAAPAILKHGNEEQKKRYLLRILSAEDIWCQGFSEPSAGSDLASVKTRAEDKGDYFLVNGQKIWSSYAHLANYMILLARTGEDRYGGLTMFVVDMRQTGIKVSPIYQITGKSDFNIVYLNDIKVPKENVVGKVGEGWKVAMTVLNHERFTLGITMLFTSKSAIDSLKDPKLEELRDDIEGLEAFYRRLLTKLRRGEDVDTEGAILKLVASEILQKVYEHAVSNYDLEFIMNQKWYLGMLSSRGRTIAGGTSEILRNLIGERVLKLPK from the coding sequence TTGGACGAGGAAGAGTTTAGGTCAGCACTTAAAAAATGGATTGAAGCTAATTCTCCTGCTGATTTAAAAGGTAGAAGGATTCTCTTCGATACAGTTGAGTTCGATGATTATCAGAAGATTAGAGAATGGCAAAGGAAACTGTATAATGCAGGATATCTGGGTATAACGTGGCCTAAGCAGTATGGTGGGCAAGAGCTACCTCCTATCTATGAGGCGATAGCATATGAGGAATTCATAAAAGCTGGTTTACCATATGGAAGAAGTTTAGGTTCAATAGGATTAATGGTAGCGGCACCTGCAATCCTGAAGCATGGAAATGAGGAACAGAAAAAGAGGTACTTACTAAGAATACTTAGCGCTGAGGACATATGGTGCCAAGGATTTTCCGAGCCCTCTGCAGGATCAGATCTGGCATCAGTCAAGACCAGAGCAGAGGACAAAGGTGATTATTTTCTAGTCAACGGACAAAAGATATGGAGTAGTTACGCTCATCTAGCCAATTACATGATACTTTTAGCAAGGACTGGTGAAGATAGGTATGGTGGACTTACGATGTTTGTGGTAGATATGAGACAGACCGGAATAAAAGTCTCTCCCATTTATCAAATCACAGGCAAGAGTGACTTCAATATAGTGTATTTAAACGATATAAAAGTTCCTAAGGAGAATGTAGTTGGTAAAGTTGGAGAGGGATGGAAGGTTGCAATGACTGTGTTGAACCATGAGAGATTTACCTTAGGGATTACAATGCTCTTCACTTCTAAAAGTGCTATAGACAGTCTAAAGGATCCAAAGCTGGAGGAGTTAAGGGATGACATAGAGGGGTTAGAGGCGTTTTATCGTAGACTCCTGACTAAGCTCAGGAGGGGAGAGGACGTCGACACTGAGGGGGCTATATTGAAACTTGTTGCGTCTGAGATACTTCAAAAAGTCTACGAACACGCAGTCTCTAATTATGATCTAGAGTTTATCATGAATCAGAAGTGGTATCTAGGAATGTTAAGCTCTAGAGGTAGAACTATTGCTGGTGGCACTTCAGAGATCTTGAGGAACCTAATTGGAGAGAGAGTATTGAAATTACCGAAATAA
- a CDS encoding MaoC family dehydratase — protein MYFEDFKVGQKWETKGRTVGEADVIIFSTMTGAYNPLFLDEEYGKKTRFKGRIAPGLLTASLAVGLTYQLPVDPFGEGFVALSRLELEAKKAVKIGDTLKCVVEVTDKKEREKNGRVFLNVKTINQLGEEVMNLKLEIVCDKKS, from the coding sequence ATGTATTTTGAAGACTTTAAAGTAGGACAAAAGTGGGAGACAAAAGGTAGAACAGTTGGAGAAGCAGATGTGATAATTTTTTCCACCATGACAGGAGCCTATAATCCCTTATTTCTAGATGAGGAATACGGCAAGAAGACCAGGTTCAAAGGTAGAATTGCCCCGGGACTGTTGACGGCTTCATTAGCAGTGGGTCTAACTTACCAATTACCAGTGGATCCTTTTGGTGAGGGGTTCGTTGCGTTATCTAGACTTGAATTAGAGGCTAAGAAGGCTGTCAAAATAGGCGACACACTGAAGTGTGTGGTAGAGGTCACTGATAAGAAGGAGAGAGAGAAGAACGGTAGAGTCTTCTTAAACGTAAAAACCATTAACCAGCTGGGAGAAGAAGTAATGAATTTAAAACTAGAGATAGTTTGTGATAAAAAATCTTAG
- a CDS encoding acyl-CoA dehydrogenase, with the protein MLLDVESNEEFSLIRNSLNEFLDREWKTLGAKKDKVSDIKVKEIFEKIKDLGIFQLIKDDRVYGLLINEILGENLLPGTVSTTAMLGLDYPVTIGVNYVPEADKVEMIITPRGIAKRDEVELKEVESPDPTLRIYKVTGGNWKKLELDFNRAVIMASAQIIGHGLATMKQIVEYAKNRVAFGKPIGSYQAIKHRVVDDVIGLELVRSRYILGNVENPYNLLNHAYRKAFRAALDSIQFHGGIGFTSDLDLHLHLKRIIALQKIFKIS; encoded by the coding sequence ATGTTACTAGACGTAGAGAGCAATGAGGAGTTCTCGCTAATTAGGAATTCTTTAAACGAATTCTTAGATAGAGAATGGAAAACTTTAGGAGCAAAGAAGGATAAAGTCTCCGATATCAAGGTCAAGGAAATATTTGAGAAAATAAAAGATTTGGGAATATTTCAGCTTATCAAGGACGATAGGGTATATGGACTTTTGATAAATGAAATCCTTGGTGAAAACCTGTTACCTGGAACAGTATCTACCACAGCAATGCTAGGATTAGACTACCCAGTTACAATAGGAGTAAATTATGTTCCTGAGGCAGACAAAGTGGAAATGATAATCACCCCTAGAGGAATAGCAAAAAGGGATGAGGTAGAATTAAAAGAGGTAGAATCACCCGATCCCACCTTGAGAATATACAAAGTAACGGGAGGGAATTGGAAAAAGTTAGAGTTGGACTTCAATAGAGCAGTTATTATGGCTTCAGCTCAGATTATTGGGCATGGCTTAGCTACAATGAAGCAGATAGTGGAATACGCAAAAAATAGAGTAGCATTTGGAAAGCCTATAGGTTCTTACCAGGCAATAAAACACAGAGTCGTAGACGACGTAATTGGCTTAGAACTTGTTAGATCGAGGTACATACTAGGTAATGTAGAAAATCCTTACAATCTTTTAAATCATGCTTACAGAAAAGCCTTCAGAGCTGCACTAGACTCCATTCAATTTCATGGTGGAATAGGATTCACATCAGATTTGGATCTACATTTACACCTCAAGAGGATTATAGCACTTCAGAAGATATTTAAGATCAGCTAA
- a CDS encoding amidohydrolase, with translation MLIKNARLEDGRIVDIKIDGDKITCIGSCEREEDVLEANGKLVLPPYLNMHFHLDSVFTKAENQSGTLWEGIKIWKKLKQELTEEQVYKNAVTAVKLMVAFGTLWLRTHVDITEKSLKLLRALLKVKEDVKDLMDIQITAFPQDGIFVDKGNEELMYKALSEGADNVGLIPHNELTREDGVRSIKFALELGKRYNRDIDGHIDETDDPNSRFLEVLAKETLENGWTGRVAAGHVTAMHSWDNAYRYRILPHVANAGISVIPNPLINAVLQGRLDTYPKRRGMAPIKEMLNFGVNVALGYDCMMDPWYPLGSGNMLQALFMAIHLDQLTGYEELKRSIYLITYNGAKALRIKNYGICVGCEANLIVTASNNVVDLIRFIDPPLYVIRKGKILAEKGNRILFNGKWEDVKREP, from the coding sequence ATGTTAATTAAAAATGCTAGACTGGAAGATGGAAGGATAGTTGATATTAAGATAGATGGGGACAAGATAACTTGTATAGGGAGTTGTGAGAGAGAAGAGGATGTATTGGAAGCAAATGGAAAACTCGTTTTACCACCATATCTTAATATGCATTTTCATCTAGATAGTGTCTTCACTAAAGCAGAAAATCAAAGTGGAACTTTATGGGAGGGGATAAAAATATGGAAAAAATTGAAGCAAGAACTTACTGAGGAACAGGTTTACAAAAATGCAGTAACAGCAGTCAAATTAATGGTAGCCTTTGGAACTCTCTGGTTGAGGACACATGTGGACATAACGGAGAAAAGTCTTAAACTATTGAGGGCTCTTCTCAAGGTCAAAGAGGACGTAAAAGACCTTATGGATATCCAAATAACTGCTTTTCCACAGGATGGGATCTTCGTAGATAAGGGTAATGAGGAGTTAATGTATAAAGCATTAAGTGAAGGTGCAGATAATGTTGGACTTATTCCTCATAACGAATTAACCAGGGAGGACGGGGTGAGGTCAATTAAATTTGCACTTGAATTGGGGAAAAGGTATAATCGAGATATTGATGGACATATAGATGAGACAGATGATCCTAACTCTAGATTCTTAGAGGTCTTAGCTAAAGAGACACTGGAAAATGGGTGGACAGGTAGAGTTGCAGCAGGACATGTAACTGCAATGCATAGCTGGGATAATGCTTACAGATACAGAATTTTACCACATGTTGCGAATGCAGGAATAAGTGTGATACCTAACCCCTTAATTAATGCAGTCCTTCAAGGTAGGTTAGATACTTATCCGAAAAGAAGAGGTATGGCACCTATAAAGGAAATGTTGAACTTTGGAGTGAATGTCGCGTTAGGTTATGATTGTATGATGGATCCTTGGTATCCTCTTGGAAGCGGAAATATGTTACAAGCGTTATTTATGGCAATTCATCTTGATCAACTTACAGGATATGAAGAGTTGAAAAGATCAATATACTTAATAACGTATAATGGGGCGAAAGCCTTGAGAATTAAAAATTACGGTATTTGCGTAGGGTGTGAAGCTAATTTGATAGTGACAGCCTCTAATAATGTGGTAGACTTGATAAGGTTTATTGATCCGCCCTTATATGTCATAAGGAAAGGAAAGATCTTAGCAGAAAAGGGGAATCGCATTTTATTTAATGGTAAATGGGAGGATGTAAAAAGGGAGCCTTAA
- a CDS encoding 3-hydroxybutyryl-CoA dehydrogenase → MEIRKFTVVGAGSMGHGIAELALIAGYDVWLNDVAENILKNAKERIGWSLKRLSEKGNIKEDPDKILSRLHLTVSQEEAMKDTDFLIEAVIEDINVKKKVFEKADSLASKDAILASNTSSLPITEIATAVKRPERVVGMHFFNPPVLMQLVEIIKGEKTSEETMKRAYEMGKKLGRDPILVKKDVPGFLVNRILFRVNDISCLLVEKGKADVLEVDASAMYELGFPMGVFLLQDYAGVDVAYLVGKAMGERGFKAYECKAFEQLYKAKNLGVKTGKGFYSYPEPNKFVKPSIPKDKANKIPGIMLIAPAINEGAYLVREGIVTKEDTDKGCKLGLNWPKGVFEYADEYGLDNVVKTLEDLRKETGLDYFAPDLLLTKMVKEGRLGKKVGKGFYEYK, encoded by the coding sequence ATGGAAATAAGAAAATTCACTGTAGTAGGAGCAGGTTCAATGGGACATGGTATAGCTGAGTTAGCCTTAATTGCAGGATACGACGTGTGGCTTAATGATGTAGCAGAGAACATACTTAAAAACGCAAAGGAAAGAATAGGATGGAGCTTAAAGAGGTTAAGTGAGAAGGGTAACATCAAAGAGGATCCGGACAAGATATTATCAAGATTGCATTTAACTGTGAGCCAAGAAGAGGCAATGAAAGATACTGATTTCTTAATAGAGGCAGTGATTGAAGATATTAACGTAAAAAAGAAGGTATTTGAGAAGGCAGATAGTTTAGCATCAAAAGATGCCATATTAGCCTCAAACACAAGTAGTTTGCCCATAACCGAGATCGCAACTGCAGTTAAGAGACCAGAGAGAGTTGTGGGGATGCACTTCTTTAACCCACCAGTGCTCATGCAGTTAGTAGAGATAATTAAGGGAGAGAAGACTTCAGAGGAAACTATGAAAAGAGCATATGAGATGGGTAAAAAATTAGGGAGAGATCCTATACTCGTGAAAAAAGACGTTCCAGGATTCCTTGTTAACAGGATATTATTCAGAGTAAATGACATATCTTGTCTTCTGGTCGAGAAGGGAAAGGCAGACGTTTTAGAGGTTGATGCTTCTGCCATGTATGAGTTAGGTTTTCCCATGGGCGTGTTCTTACTTCAGGATTATGCTGGTGTGGATGTGGCTTATCTTGTTGGTAAGGCTATGGGGGAAAGAGGGTTTAAGGCTTATGAATGCAAGGCATTTGAACAGTTGTATAAGGCTAAAAATTTGGGTGTGAAGACAGGTAAAGGATTTTACAGCTATCCAGAGCCCAATAAATTTGTAAAACCATCTATACCAAAGGACAAGGCTAATAAGATTCCTGGTATTATGCTTATAGCTCCTGCTATAAATGAGGGGGCTTATCTAGTGAGAGAAGGGATTGTGACAAAGGAAGATACAGATAAGGGTTGCAAACTGGGCTTAAATTGGCCTAAAGGTGTGTTTGAGTATGCTGACGAATATGGGTTAGATAATGTTGTCAAAACTCTGGAGGATTTAAGGAAAGAAACAGGACTAGACTACTTCGCTCCTGATCTTCTCTTAACTAAAATGGTAAAGGAAGGAAGATTAGGGAAGAAGGTAGGAAAAGGATTTTATGAATATAAGTAG
- a CDS encoding alcohol dehydrogenase — MRAIIIRPPNAGAEIKEIKDAQNYGKVKIKSLYSGVCGTDRELVNGKLALGKAHKDRDYLVLGHEAIGVVEESVGEFSKGDLVMPVNRRGCGKCLNCLLGRPDFCETGGFVEAGIYAMDGFMREEWYDDPKYLVKIPKALEDIGILAQPLADIEKSLQEIDDIQKRLPAWTCEDGTINCRKMLVIGTGPIGLLFILLARTIGYEVWASNRRDPNETESVIIEEGKINYYNSSTGFEKLKDSVGGFDVIVDATGANAQLLDKVIPLLNRNGILGVFGFPSDGIFSISYKDLQTLVHGNKLILGLVNGQKPHFQQAIVHLASWKTMYPKTSKLLVTRTISINDENEVMKVLKEKQAEEIKVRIIWD, encoded by the coding sequence ATGAGAGCAATAATAATAAGACCTCCTAATGCTGGAGCAGAAATTAAGGAGATAAAGGACGCACAGAATTATGGGAAAGTAAAGATAAAGAGCCTCTATTCAGGAGTATGTGGCACAGATAGGGAGCTTGTAAATGGCAAGTTAGCTCTAGGCAAAGCCCATAAGGACAGGGATTACCTAGTACTAGGTCATGAAGCGATTGGAGTGGTTGAGGAGTCAGTGGGTGAGTTCTCTAAGGGAGACCTTGTCATGCCGGTAAACAGGAGAGGATGTGGGAAATGTCTTAATTGTTTATTAGGAAGACCAGATTTTTGTGAGACTGGAGGATTTGTTGAGGCAGGTATATACGCTATGGACGGTTTTATGAGAGAGGAGTGGTATGATGATCCTAAATATCTAGTTAAAATACCCAAAGCTCTAGAGGACATAGGTATATTAGCTCAGCCTTTAGCAGATATCGAAAAATCTTTACAGGAAATAGACGATATTCAAAAAAGGCTCCCTGCGTGGACATGTGAAGATGGAACAATAAATTGCAGAAAAATGTTAGTTATAGGTACAGGACCCATTGGGCTACTTTTCATTTTACTGGCAAGAACTATAGGATATGAGGTATGGGCAAGCAATAGAAGGGATCCTAATGAAACTGAGAGTGTTATAATAGAAGAGGGAAAGATCAATTACTATAACTCGTCAACGGGGTTCGAAAAGCTGAAAGACTCTGTTGGAGGATTTGATGTAATAGTTGACGCAACAGGTGCTAACGCTCAATTGCTTGATAAGGTAATTCCTCTATTAAACAGGAATGGTATACTAGGGGTATTCGGTTTTCCTAGTGACGGTATATTTTCAATAAGTTATAAGGATCTTCAAACGCTAGTTCATGGTAATAAATTAATCTTAGGTTTAGTTAATGGACAAAAACCTCATTTTCAACAGGCGATTGTGCACTTAGCATCTTGGAAGACCATGTATCCTAAAACCTCAAAACTTCTAGTGACTAGAACAATTAGTATAAATGACGAAAATGAGGTAATGAAAGTCTTAAAGGAGAAACAAGCAGAGGAAATAAAAGTTAGAATAATTTGGGACTAA
- a CDS encoding AMP-dependent synthetase, with protein sequence MDSTIMDYNLNLKAIFWRVEHIYHEQEIISRTHNSIVRYTYKDFSERVRKLASFLRTKNLAGENIATIAWNTHRHLELYFAVPLLGGVLHTVNVRFHPSEMEYVIKEMEDKAVFIDRDISYKGDNVTVLDERYDDEINSFEPLMDLPDIDEKMGAVACFTSGTTGKPKGVIYSHRSIFIHSLSLLAKDVVGISSHDTVMHLVPMFHISAWDLPFASLMTGAKLVLPGPRPKAEDIVYLIKRYNVSIGAGAPTVWIDVLNYVEREKMDLSPLKVVVTGGAEPPQGLMRKLKELGVRTYHAWGMTETEAIATVNQSDSVEELSKQGYPMPGFEIGLMDENNRSLPWDGKSVGELVARGAFVTKKYYKQSDMIVNDFIRTGDVAKIYPDGNVKVVDRLKDLIKSGGEWISSVDLENAIMSYEKVLEAVVVGIKDEKWGERPIALVVKKPDRDVNAEEIITYLKSLGRFPNWWMPEKIIFVDSIPKTSTGKLDKKVIRDMLKTKYDNKL encoded by the coding sequence ATGGATTCAACAATAATGGATTATAATCTTAATTTAAAAGCAATTTTTTGGAGAGTAGAGCATATATATCATGAACAAGAAATTATATCTAGAACACATAACAGTATAGTGAGATATACATACAAAGATTTCTCTGAGAGAGTGAGAAAATTAGCTAGTTTTTTAAGGACTAAAAACCTTGCTGGTGAAAATATAGCCACCATAGCCTGGAATACCCACAGACACTTGGAACTTTATTTTGCCGTACCCTTACTTGGAGGTGTTTTGCATACTGTCAATGTCAGATTTCATCCCTCAGAGATGGAATATGTAATAAAAGAGATGGAAGATAAGGCAGTATTTATTGATAGGGACATCTCGTATAAAGGTGATAATGTTACCGTCTTAGATGAAAGATATGATGACGAAATTAATTCATTTGAGCCTCTAATGGATCTTCCAGATATTGACGAGAAAATGGGAGCTGTTGCCTGTTTTACCTCAGGAACCACAGGAAAACCTAAAGGTGTAATATATAGCCATAGGAGTATATTTATCCACTCATTATCATTATTGGCTAAGGACGTTGTGGGAATATCTTCTCATGACACTGTCATGCACTTAGTTCCAATGTTTCACATATCCGCATGGGATCTACCATTCGCTTCGTTGATGACTGGAGCTAAACTGGTTTTGCCAGGACCTAGACCAAAGGCAGAGGATATTGTATACTTGATCAAACGTTATAATGTTTCAATAGGTGCTGGGGCACCAACAGTTTGGATCGATGTCCTAAATTACGTGGAGAGGGAAAAAATGGATCTGTCTCCCCTTAAAGTTGTTGTTACAGGAGGAGCTGAACCGCCTCAAGGGTTAATGAGAAAACTGAAAGAGCTAGGCGTAAGGACATACCATGCTTGGGGAATGACAGAAACCGAGGCAATTGCAACTGTAAACCAGAGTGATAGCGTGGAGGAATTATCAAAGCAAGGATACCCAATGCCCGGTTTTGAAATAGGATTAATGGATGAAAATAACAGGAGCCTTCCCTGGGACGGAAAGAGTGTTGGAGAACTAGTAGCCAGGGGTGCCTTCGTGACAAAGAAATATTATAAACAATCAGATATGATCGTGAATGATTTCATTAGGACTGGTGACGTTGCTAAAATATACCCTGATGGTAATGTAAAGGTAGTTGATAGATTGAAGGACTTGATCAAGAGTGGAGGAGAGTGGATAAGCTCAGTGGACTTGGAGAACGCTATAATGTCATATGAGAAAGTACTTGAAGCTGTGGTAGTTGGCATAAAGGATGAGAAATGGGGAGAGAGACCAATTGCTTTAGTCGTAAAGAAGCCTGATAGAGACGTAAACGCTGAGGAAATAATAACATACTTGAAGTCATTAGGAAGATTTCCTAACTGGTGGATGCCAGAGAAAATTATATTCGTTGACTCAATTCCCAAGACTAGTACAGGAAAATTGGATAAGAAGGTAATAAGAGATATGCTAAAAACTAAGTATGATAATAAACTGTAA
- a CDS encoding MaoC family dehydratase has product MSEQGPFFEDFKVGQRFRSKVGRTLTDVDNIWFTLLTNNSNQIHFNRDYTEKYFSGEPFKGRLVVNGFLTLAIVAGLLVELTSQNGFMLGIENVKFMNPVFAGDTIYGEAEVIEARESKSRPGFGIVKIRTWGYNQRGEKIVEFDRVFMVRKRNSVWSEEKSTEKP; this is encoded by the coding sequence ATGTCAGAGCAGGGTCCTTTCTTTGAAGATTTTAAGGTAGGTCAAAGGTTCAGAAGTAAGGTTGGCAGAACTCTCACAGATGTTGACAATATATGGTTCACTTTGTTGACAAACAACTCTAACCAAATTCACTTTAACAGAGACTATACTGAGAAATATTTTTCTGGAGAACCTTTCAAAGGGAGGCTTGTTGTTAATGGATTCCTTACTCTTGCCATAGTAGCAGGGTTATTAGTTGAACTAACAAGTCAAAACGGTTTTATGCTAGGGATAGAGAACGTAAAATTTATGAATCCAGTATTCGCAGGAGATACGATTTACGGTGAAGCAGAAGTAATAGAGGCTAGAGAATCGAAGAGTAGACCTGGATTTGGAATAGTCAAAATAAGAACGTGGGGGTACAATCAGAGAGGAGAGAAAATAGTGGAATTTGATAGAGTTTTCATGGTGAGGAAGAGGAATTCAGTGTGGAGTGAAGAGAAAAGTACTGAGAAACCATAA